A section of the Tenrec ecaudatus isolate mTenEca1 chromosome 10, mTenEca1.hap1, whole genome shotgun sequence genome encodes:
- the P3H4 gene encoding endoplasmic reticulum protein SC65 isoform X1 — MGWAACGLLWLLLGSAGAQYEKYSFRGFPPEDLMPLAAAYGHALEQYEGEGWRESARYLEAALRLHRLLRDSEAFCHADCSGPAPADPAPAGPAPGPPWARELRLFGLVLERAACLRRCKRTLPAFQVPYPPRQLLRDFQSRLPYQYLHYALFKANQLEKAMSAAYTFLQRNPKHELTTKYLNYYRGLLDATEEPLTDLEAQPYEAVFLRAVKLYNSGDFRSSTEDMERALAEYLMVYARCLAGCEGAHEQVDFKDFYPAIADLFAESLQCKADCEANLTPNVGGFFVEKFVATMYHYLQFAYYKLNDVRQAARSAASYMLFDPEDSVMQQNLVYYRFHRARWALQEQDFEPREEAVRYHNQTAELQELLEFAHMYLQSDDEMELEEAETPMEAEPPPSDFEFEGEGDYEEGIYADWWQEPDAKGDEAEAELEPEPA; from the exons ATGGGGTGGGCGGCGTGCGGGCTGCTGTGGCTGCTGCTGGGCAGCGCCGGGGCGCAGTACGAGAAGTACAGCTTCCGAGGCTTCCCGCCCGAGGACCTGATGCCGCTGGCCGCCGCCTACGGGCACGCGCTGGAGCAGTACGAGGGCGAGGGCTGGCGCGAGAGCGCGCGCTACCTGGAGGCGGCGCTGCGACTGCACCGGCTGCTGCGGGACAGCGAGGCCTTCTGCCACGCCGACTGCAGCGGCCCCGCGCCCGCCGACCCCGCGCCCGCCGGCCCCGCGCCCGGCCCGCCGTGGGCCCGCGAGCTGCGGCTCTTCGGCCTCGTCCTGGAGCGCGCGGCCTGCCTGCGGCGCTGCAAGCGGACGCTGCCCGCCTTCCAGGTGCCCTACCCGCCGCGACAGCTGCTGCGCGACTTCCAGAGCCGCCTGCCCTACCAGTACCTGCACTACGCGCTCTTCAAG gctaacCAGCTGGAGAAGGCGATGTCGGCGGCCTACACCTTCCTCCAGCGGAATCCGAAGCACGAGCTGACCACCAAATATCTCAACTATTACCGGGGGCTGCTGGACGCCACAGAGGAGCCGCTCACCGACCTGGAGGCCCAGCCCTacgag GCCGTGTTCCTCCGGGCTGTGAAACTCTACAACAGCGGGGACTTCCGCAGCAGCACCGAAGACATGGAGCGGGCCTTGGCGGAGTACCTGATGGTCTATGCCCGGTGTCTGGCCGGCTGCGAGGGGGCCCACGAGCAGGTGGACTTCAAAGATTTCTACCCAGCCATCGCAG aTCTCTTTGCAGAATCCCTGCAGTGCAAGGCGGACTGTGAGGCCAACTTGACCCCCAACGTGGGTGGTTTTTTCGTGGAAAAGTTCGTGGCCACCATGTATCACTACCTGCAATTCGCCTACTATAAGT TAAACGACGTGCGTCAGGCTGCCCGCAGCGCCGCCAGCTATATGCTCTTCGACCCTGAGGACAGTGTCATGCAGCAGAACCTGGTGTACTACCGCTTCCACCGGGCGCGCTGGGCACTGCAGGAGCAGGACTTCGAGCCACGCGAG GAAGCCGTGCGCTACCACAACCAGACAGCGGAGCTGCAGGAGCTGCTGGAGTTTGCGCACATGTACCTGCAGTCGGATGACGAG atggagctggaggaggcagaaACTCCCATGGAAGCTGAGCCCCCCCCATCTGACTTCGAGTTTGAGGGGGAGGGGGACTACGAGGAGGGCATCTATGCTGACTGGTGGCAGGAGCCAGATGCCAAGGGTGACGAGGCTGAGGCTG AGCTGGAGCCCGAGCCGGCCTGA
- the P3H4 gene encoding endoplasmic reticulum protein SC65 isoform X2, with amino-acid sequence MGWAACGLLWLLLGSAGAQYEKYSFRGFPPEDLMPLAAAYGHALEQYEGEGWRESARYLEAALRLHRLLRDSEAFCHADCSGPAPADPAPAGPAPGPPWARELRLFGLVLERAACLRRCKRTLPAFQVPYPPRQLLRDFQSRLPYQYLHYALFKANQLEKAMSAAYTFLQRNPKHELTTKYLNYYRGLLDATEEPLTDLEAQPYEAVFLRAVKLYNSGDFRSSTEDMERALAEYLMVYARCLAGCEGAHEQVDFKDFYPAIADLFAESLQCKADCEANLTPNVGGFFVEKFVATMYHYLQFAYYKLNDVRQAARSAASYMLFDPEDSVMQQNLVYYRFHRARWALQEQDFEPREVGPRSETVREAVRYHNQTAELQELLEFAHMYLQSDDEMELEEAETPMEAEPPPSDFEFEGEGDYEEGIYADWWQEPDAKGDEAEAELEPEPA; translated from the exons ATGGGGTGGGCGGCGTGCGGGCTGCTGTGGCTGCTGCTGGGCAGCGCCGGGGCGCAGTACGAGAAGTACAGCTTCCGAGGCTTCCCGCCCGAGGACCTGATGCCGCTGGCCGCCGCCTACGGGCACGCGCTGGAGCAGTACGAGGGCGAGGGCTGGCGCGAGAGCGCGCGCTACCTGGAGGCGGCGCTGCGACTGCACCGGCTGCTGCGGGACAGCGAGGCCTTCTGCCACGCCGACTGCAGCGGCCCCGCGCCCGCCGACCCCGCGCCCGCCGGCCCCGCGCCCGGCCCGCCGTGGGCCCGCGAGCTGCGGCTCTTCGGCCTCGTCCTGGAGCGCGCGGCCTGCCTGCGGCGCTGCAAGCGGACGCTGCCCGCCTTCCAGGTGCCCTACCCGCCGCGACAGCTGCTGCGCGACTTCCAGAGCCGCCTGCCCTACCAGTACCTGCACTACGCGCTCTTCAAG gctaacCAGCTGGAGAAGGCGATGTCGGCGGCCTACACCTTCCTCCAGCGGAATCCGAAGCACGAGCTGACCACCAAATATCTCAACTATTACCGGGGGCTGCTGGACGCCACAGAGGAGCCGCTCACCGACCTGGAGGCCCAGCCCTacgag GCCGTGTTCCTCCGGGCTGTGAAACTCTACAACAGCGGGGACTTCCGCAGCAGCACCGAAGACATGGAGCGGGCCTTGGCGGAGTACCTGATGGTCTATGCCCGGTGTCTGGCCGGCTGCGAGGGGGCCCACGAGCAGGTGGACTTCAAAGATTTCTACCCAGCCATCGCAG aTCTCTTTGCAGAATCCCTGCAGTGCAAGGCGGACTGTGAGGCCAACTTGACCCCCAACGTGGGTGGTTTTTTCGTGGAAAAGTTCGTGGCCACCATGTATCACTACCTGCAATTCGCCTACTATAAGT TAAACGACGTGCGTCAGGCTGCCCGCAGCGCCGCCAGCTATATGCTCTTCGACCCTGAGGACAGTGTCATGCAGCAGAACCTGGTGTACTACCGCTTCCACCGGGCGCGCTGGGCACTGCAGGAGCAGGACTTCGAGCCACGCGAGGTGGGCCCGCGGTCCGAGACAGTGCGG GAAGCCGTGCGCTACCACAACCAGACAGCGGAGCTGCAGGAGCTGCTGGAGTTTGCGCACATGTACCTGCAGTCGGATGACGAG atggagctggaggaggcagaaACTCCCATGGAAGCTGAGCCCCCCCCATCTGACTTCGAGTTTGAGGGGGAGGGGGACTACGAGGAGGGCATCTATGCTGACTGGTGGCAGGAGCCAGATGCCAAGGGTGACGAGGCTGAGGCTG AGCTGGAGCCCGAGCCGGCCTGA